One stretch of Pomacea canaliculata isolate SZHN2017 linkage group LG1, ASM307304v1, whole genome shotgun sequence DNA includes these proteins:
- the LOC112568834 gene encoding LOW QUALITY PROTEIN: cephalotocin receptor 1-like (The sequence of the model RefSeq protein was modified relative to this genomic sequence to represent the inferred CDS: deleted 2 bases in 1 codon), whose product MSISHHVNTTIRSVDNHSTAVNASADDNRNTSLAVIEVAVMATVLTLAVFGNLMVVLSLTMKTRKMSRMHLMLMHLSLADLFVAFFNVLPQMMWDITFRFQGGPFLCGAVKYLQLVAMYASSYVLLSTAIDRYVAICHPFVSQKWTSLQAHLLVLAAWLASLVFSIPQVFIFSLTEVSEGQGVYDCWDKFDPPWTLKLYITWNTVSVFIVPTLILAVLYGQISFAVWRSSKMVEKLVPYSSKQSVTSSSSNCHHATLLHQGPRESCQQDLHRHCAAKTTEVTSEPAHSSAGHPDCTRRFRSPNGLVHTPPLGGFARSGKEEEDKREESGRPFAKSSARRVALLNWRLRREGPCTQQSPGNEERVTEGMSGSRAKIKTIKLTLTVIICYLLCWAPFYVAQVWAAYDDSAPFEGNVFVIVLLLANLNSCTNPWIYMVFSDTICKGFKDLFNSLLDHVTIACCCCRGDGVMSGGQRHQYNMHARAGNSQWETECTCSATEA is encoded by the exons ATGAGCATCAGCCACCATGTGAACACCACCATCAGGTCTGTGGACAACCACAGCACGGCCGTCAATGCCAGTGCCGACGATAACCGCAACACATCTCTAGCTGTCATCGAGGTGGCTGTCATGGCAACAGTGCTGACGCTGGCCGTCTTCGGCAACCTGATGGTGGTGCTGTCCCTGACGATGAAGACTCGCAAGATGTCGCGAATGCACCTGATGCTGATGCACCTGAGTCTCGCGGACCTCTTCGTGGCCTTCTTCAACGTCCTGCCGCAGATGATGTGGGACATCACCTTCCGCTTCCAAG GCGGGCCCTTCCTGTGCGGCGCCGTCAAGTACCTGCAGCTGGTGGCCATGTACGCCTCGTCCTACGTGCTGCTGTCGACGGCCATTGACCGCTACGTGGCCATCTGTCATCCCTTCGTCAGCCAGAAGTGGACCTCACTGCAGGCTCACCTGCTCGTCCTCGCGGCCTGGCTGGCCTCCTTGGTCTTCAGCATCCCGCAG GTCTTCATCTTCTCGCTCACCGAGGTGAGTGAGGGTCAAGGGGTGTACGACTGTTGGGATAAATTCGACCCGCCGTGGACCCTGAAGCTGTACATCACGTGGAACACGGTGTCCGTCTTCATTGTTCCAACCCTCATCCTGGCTGTCCTGTACGGACAGATCAGCTTCGCCGTGTGGAGGAGCAGCAAGATGGTCGAAAAACTCGTCCCCTACTCCTCCAAGCAGTCAGTGACCTCATCCTCGTCCAACTGTCACCACGCGACCCTTCTCCACCAAGGTCCAAGAGAAAGCTGTCAGCAGGACCTGCACAGGCACTGCGCGGCCAAGacaacggaagtgacgtcagagccTGCGCACTCATCTGCGGGCCACCCTGATTGCACCCGTCGCTTTCGTTCCCCAAACGGTTTGGTTCACACGCCCCCACTGGGAGGATTTGCGAGGTCaggaaaggaggaagaggacaagagagaggagagtgGGAGGCCCTTCGCCAAGTCCAGCGCCCGCAGGGTGGCGCTGCTCAACTGGCGTCTGCGCCGCGAGGGTCCTTGTACACAACAGTCGCCAGGCAACGAAGAGCGCGTCACCGAGGGGATGTCGGGA TCGAGGGCCAAGATCAAGACCATCAAGCTCACCCTCACCGTCATCATCTGCTACCTGCTGTGCTGGGCCCCCTTCTACGTGGCGCAGGTGTGGGCCGCGTACGACGACAGCGCTCCGTTTGAAG gCAACGTGTTCGTCATCGTTCTCCTCCTGGCCAACCTCAACAGCTGCACCAACCCCTGGATCTACATGGTCTTCAGTGACACCATCTGCAAGGGCTTTAAGGACCTCTTCAACTCCCTCCTCGACCACGTGACCATCGCGTGCTGCTGTTGCCGTGGGGACGGCGTCATGTCCGGCGGACAGCGTCATCAGTACAACATGCACGCGCGTGCCGGCAACAGTCAGTGGGAGACTGAGTGCACGTGCAGCGCCActgaagcgtga